The Lathyrus oleraceus cultivar Zhongwan6 chromosome 5, CAAS_Psat_ZW6_1.0, whole genome shotgun sequence genome includes the window ATGGAAAAGGAAAAGTCACATTCTTTGGCTAGAATGTATTTGAAAGCAATTCAACCATCAGAATGTTTTGGTAGATATCTTGCTAATGAGGGTGTAAAGGAAATGAAGAGATGAATAATGCAGCCAAAGATTTGCAGAGTTAGTTGTGTGAGTTACAAAAGCTCTTTGATGATATAGGCAAGGAAGTTGATAATTTATTTAATGATGTAATGAGTCATAGAACTAAATTAGTTAATGGTATCTTTTTGTATTGTTTCTTGAATTGTATATAATTCTGAAGTCATGTTAATAACAACACTCACTCACTGTAGTAACGGTTCAAAAGATAGAAAGAGTACATTAAGAAAAAACTAAGCACTGCATTCATCAGAAAATGTAGCAGTGTTGGAGAAGAGAACACACAATAACCTTCTGTGGCAACCAAATTCATCTCTCCTTTTCAGCTCAGTCTTTTAGCAATCAATGTCAGCCACAAGAACAAACACATCCAATTGAATTACCGAATTACCTGGACTCTGGAAATGACAGACAAATCTAGTTAATAATTTGCCTTAGTTTGATTAAAAACCATTGCATGAAGAATTAAAAATCTCATTTGATTAGTGTGGAACTTGAAAATATTAATGAACACAAGTATATACCTTATAACTAAACAATAATAATTTTATTGGCCAGTGacataaaacaaacaaaaagTAACATTCATACCTGAAACATGATGGGAATTCTTCATTCTCTTGGCTTCTCAATGGTCATGGCTCATATTGTGAGTTGCTCATGTATTTGTATGACAGGGATGTGAGCAATTTTGGACCAATATTCGTTCCGTTTATACCTTTCTTCTAACAATGGACAACTTGTAATGGTCAGTTTCTCAAGAAAGGTAGGGAGGCTGTCTTCTGGCAATGACTCTAGTCTTGGACAGTCCCAGAAATAAAGTGTTTTCAGCGAGGAGGGAAAGGCTTTTTCTGACAATGACACAAGCCCTGGACAATTAATAAAGTAAAGGCGTTCTAGAGAGGAGAGGTGTCGAAGTCCATTTGCTTCTAAGGATTTCATTTCAAAGAAACTTTTGAATTGTACAGACACAAGGGAAATGGGCAACAACGGCTCCTTGAGCAACATCTTAACAATGTCATCACCTCTGATCTCCATTGAACGAACACGAGTAAGGCCTTGGAGACCCCACTCTGTTACTGGCTTTGTTATCCTCACAGAATAAACAGTAATTGATTGTAAATTCGGAGGTAGGAAAGCTCCTTCACATAATGATAAATTCAAATTTGGAAGAATGCATAGAGTTATCGATTCAAGAGCGGTGAGTGTGTCCATCCGTTGAGGTAGTGATCTAAGTTCCTTGCAATCACTGACAACAAAAGATCGGAGGGTCGATGAGCTACAAGAAGAAGTTTCTGAAATAAAAATAGATTCCAAACTCCTACATTTCCTGATTGAAAGATCTTGGAGCACAGGAAAACAATTCAATGGGAAGGAGGTAAGTGCACTGCAGCTCTTTTCTAATTTAAGAGTCTCAAGTGATGTGTAATTGCTCCATGTTTCAGGAGGTAGGAATGTTAAATTCTCACATTCTTCGATACAAAGTGATTGCAAAGAAGTGGGTAAACCGTTTGTTGGAAACGCATTGAGAGAACTAATACCATAGAGATCCAAGCGTTGAAAAGAGGTGCTGTTTATAATCATTTTAGGTAGAGATTTTAGCATATGACACCTCGATATGTCTATTGTGTGCAGCAGACATGGAGAATCACTATCGAGCAATGAGTATCGGGTCCTTTCAGTATTGCTTTCTGAATTCGAATCTCCCGTAATACAAATCTTTTTTATTGAGGAGAGCCAATGTTGAGTAGGTGGTGTTGCTAAGAGATGGTCGCAACAATCTATATCAATCTTTTCTATGGAAGGAAGATTAGTAGGTAAATGTCCCTTCAATTTGGGACACCATAATAACCTCAGAGTTTTCAGACGAGGAAAAGGAAACATGTTGTCTCGGAAAGGACACCATTCCTCCCAATTTCCCATGTACGCAAATTCCAAATTCTCAAGGGATTGAAATGGTTGGAACGAAGAATTGGAACCTCCTGCTGCCAAGCCATAGAACTGCTGTCCAATTGTCTCCAAAATTCTCATTCTACGAATTTGCAAGTCCTTGAGAGAAGGTAGCTGCCCTAGTGGTGGAAGTGTCGTGCAATTCACACAATTATCAATACAGAGGGACACCATGTTAAAAAATGATGGATCTCCCAACCAACTAGGAAAATGTGTCCCACCATACAATTCAATTCTCAATTTCTTAAGGTTTGCAGATGGTTGTAACATATCAAGCACATTTCTTTCATTAAGTGTGTCTTCAGTTTCCTTGCCCCACTGTAGCGTCAATACCTCAATATGTTCTTTGCTCTTCAAGTTGGTATCACTTGCCTCCATGACATCAATGACATTTTGCAGGTTCTTGATGAATAATTCTCCCCGTAGATTAGGAAACTTCCCAAGCTCTCTAACAGTTGAACCAATATTTTTCTTTCCTACTACAAAAACATTTAGAGTTTGAAGGTTTTCTAGTTCAGCAATTTGCTTCGGCATCTCTATTATGCTTGTCCTATCAATATAAAGATGACGCAAATTAATTAATTTTCCAACATGTTCTGGCAATTCTTTGAGTTTTGAGCACTCAGATAAAATCAAGGTTTGCAAGTAGTAGAGGTTGCATATGGTGTCAGGCAAGCTTGTGATTTCAGTATGAGAGAGATCTAGATAGCGCAACTGCACTAAATTGCCAACTGTAACGGGTAGCGTGGTGATGTTTATATATTTTGACAACGATAACACACGCAACCTTCCAAATGTGGGTAGCAAATAATTGACCACGTTTCTTGATAAATTATATTCTGCCCATCGAAATTCAATGGCAAGGAAGCTTCTCAAGCGTTTGAATTTGTCGAAAGTCTTAAACTTCTTGAAAACGTCGTATGTTTCTTTATTATATGACAAGTGACGAACATTTTCATAGCTCTTAGCGCCAAATTCATGTCTGTAACAACTTCTTCCAGATACAGCAGTAGCTAAATCATTAACAAGGTCATGCATGACAAATATTTGTTTTCCATAATCATCATGCAATTGTTGAATCAATGATCTGGATAACAATTCTGCAAAAAACTCATCACCTACTTCTTCCATTGTTTTTCTGTCTTGAGAATGATCAAGGAAGCCTTCTGCCATCCACAACAAAACCAATTGCTTCCTATCAAGCGGATAGTCCTTTGGAAAAATAGAGCAATAGGAAAAACATCTTTTCAATTGAGAGGAAAGATATTGATAACTCAGGCGCAATGCAGGCAAAATATTATCATTCTGTAACTTCCATATGTCGTTGTTCAGAACTTCAATCCACTCTGCAGTATCTACTTTCGAACGCAATAGTCCTCCAAGTGATTTTGCAGCGATTGGCAATCCACCACACTTTCTGGCAATCTTCCTGCCAATTGGTTCTAGGTTTCGGTGTTGAGTTTCAGAAAAGTCTCCACTTCCAAATGCATGTTTGGAGAGTAAAAACCAACTGTCTTCATGGGATAGAGGATCTAATGAAAAAATAGGAAATGTGCGTGCAACATCTGCCACTTTTTTGTGGCGTGTTGTGATGATCATTCTGCTTCCATTTTTTCCATATATCAACGGAGATGCAAGTTCATCCCAATCAGAATAACTGTCATTCCATAAGTCATCCAACACAATGAAAAATCTTTTGTCCCTCAAATTTTTCTTTAACTCAACTCGAAGAATATCAAGATTACTGTCATTCCATGTTTTTGAAGTGACAGATTCAAGGAGAGCTTTGGTTACTCTAAAAACATCAAAATCCTCCGATACACAAGCCCATGCTTTGAGATCAAAGTGATGTTCAACTTTTTCATCATTGTAAGCAAGTTGTGCAAGTGTTGTTTTTCCGACACCTCCCATGCCTACAATTGCAACTACGCCCATATTGTTCTGGTTAGTACTGCTTTGTGATAGCAACATGTTCATTACTTTGTCTTTGTCATCTTTCCTACCAACCATGACAGATTCATTGAACATAGGAGTTGAAGGTGTTCTACGAGAAACTCCGACACTTTTAGTTTGCAAACTAATGATATCTTTATTTTCAGAAAAATGTTTGAGGTTTAAGCACATTTTTTTCATTTGGGAATTGATCTCTTCATAGTTATTTGTAGAAGGAGAAAAAAAGAAGTTCCAGACCTGTTTAGTTTTGCTTGCAGCTTGCGTGTTCTCCATCTGGCATTGAAGTGAATCATAGCTAATTTGGTTGAGCAGATCTTCAGCATCGTAGAGAGCATCTTTCAAGCCATCAAGCCATTGTTTGACAGAAGGAGTGTTGATCTGCTTCTCCTCTGCAGCATCTAGCACAGGTTGAATAGTGAGTAGTGTTTGTCCTAACTGTTCCAAGAGTGAGTCATCGAACTTGGTTTGTTTGAAGTAATCAAGAAACTCTTTGGAAGCAAGTTTCTCAACTAAGGTTTGAACAGTTGCAGAGAGGAAAGCACTTCCAATCATAGTTGCAGCCATTTTGTATTAGCAAAAGATGGAAGGAAATCAAGATCTATGTGAATGGATAGCAAAGAACGGTATGTCAATGGTTTTCTCGAATGTGAATAAACCGACCCGGTCCGTCCATTTAACCAATAAAAAATTCAGGTTTTGCGGATTTCAACGGTTTTTGTCCACCGATGTGACTGTGACAAGTGAGCATTAAAACAATGCATATAATAATTCTCATTTTGCATCTTAAGCATATTTGGGAAGGCTAGCTGACTACTTAAGCATTGATTACGAATTTATTTGACTCAATATTAAAATACAAATAGTTGAATAAGTACTTCTTTCTTACGCATATGGGTTCTTTCTAGTTTAGTTTGTAATGTAAAACCGTGTAGGACAATGTAGGATTTGTTTTTTAAATAATCagaatttttaaaataaattctaaaatatttttttcttttaaaataacCACATTTTAAAACATATGCGTCAGATGAAGAGGCGTCAGATGTCTCTGGCGCATGCTTATTACATGTGGTGTatgcgtcaattcatctggcgcatacacctttgtattattttatttttaattttatttttttaattcttttttattaaataataaaaaataatgttaatttttttatttatgatataataaatgttacatgtgattgacaaaaatttaatgaTCGGTCCGATCTAAACGTCCTCATGTTCCACATCCAAGTGCGTTACTTTGTCTTCGAGGTCTtccacgattttcctgaggtgtttgaGGTCTTTGCGTGCTGACCTGATCGGATgatggctggtgtgaaggtccgacgaaagttccagcggtatttgatagatgtgtcattATTTCTTTCCAATATCCGGGAGGCTCTGGTCAACGACGCTTCCGTAATAGAGTTCAACACCCATGTCATCATTTActgaattacctgtactttctaaaaataaaaaattaccaaataaaatcataatataacatcagtctttaattattttttcgtactcggttgattcttcggacaatattatactcgcataatattgtttaagatattttaaatttatactTTGCCCCCTAGTTTGACCGGACGACTCTCCCTCAGTTTAGTCGTCACACAAAGTGGACACCCAATAATTCATTGTAGATAGATTGTCTCGGTTAACTCTACTATTCACATCCTTACCATCTATACGAAGACCCAACAACATATATACGTCCTCAAGTGTGATggtacactcaccgaaaggaaggtgaaatgtgtgggtctcgggtctccatctctccaacaaagcaagaatgaatttgtagtccaccgagtatgagactatgttgaggagatttccaaatccacatcctctaatatatggttctatcaaaggatcgtgggatacatattcatgtacacgacatcgaaAATGCTTTGGGTCCTAATAACACATAAGTAAGAAATACAATAAGAAGAAGTAATATATAATACACACATAGATAAGAAAGATATACGAAATAAGTAAAAAGAGAgtgataacatacaaatgtcgagatattctcgagtgttcacgaacaatctgggtacaacgatatagagttgtatatattaccacaacaataata containing:
- the LOC127085654 gene encoding putative disease resistance RPP13-like protein 1 encodes the protein MAATMIGSAFLSATVQTLVEKLASKEFLDYFKQTKFDDSLLEQLGQTLLTIQPVLDAAEEKQINTPSVKQWLDGLKDALYDAEDLLNQISYDSLQCQMENTQAASKTKQVWNFFFSPSTNNYEEINSQMKKMCLNLKHFSENKDIISLQTKSVGVSRRTPSTPMFNESVMVGRKDDKDKVMNMLLSQSSTNQNNMGVVAIVGMGGVGKTTLAQLAYNDEKVEHHFDLKAWACVSEDFDVFRVTKALLESVTSKTWNDSNLDILRVELKKNLRDKRFFIVLDDLWNDSYSDWDELASPLIYGKNGSRMIITTRHKKVADVARTFPIFSLDPLSHEDSWFLLSKHAFGSGDFSETQHRNLEPIGRKIARKCGGLPIAAKSLGGLLRSKVDTAEWIEVLNNDIWKLQNDNILPALRLSYQYLSSQLKRCFSYCSIFPKDYPLDRKQLVLLWMAEGFLDHSQDRKTMEEVGDEFFAELLSRSLIQQLHDDYGKQIFVMHDLVNDLATAVSGRSCYRHEFGAKSYENVRHLSYNKETYDVFKKFKTFDKFKRLRSFLAIEFRWAEYNLSRNVVNYLLPTFGRLRVLSLSKYINITTLPVTVGNLVQLRYLDLSHTEITSLPDTICNLYYLQTLILSECSKLKELPEHVGKLINLRHLYIDRTSIIEMPKQIAELENLQTLNVFVVGKKNIGSTVRELGKFPNLRGELFIKNLQNVIDVMEASDTNLKSKEHIEVLTLQWGKETEDTLNERNVLDMLQPSANLKKLRIELYGGTHFPSWLGDPSFFNMVSLCIDNCVNCTTLPPLGQLPSLKDLQIRRMRILETIGQQFYGLAAGGSNSSFQPFQSLENLEFAYMGNWEEWCPFRDNMFPFPRLKTLRLLWCPKLKGHLPTNLPSIEKIDIDCCDHLLATPPTQHWLSSIKKICITGDSNSESNTERTRYSLLDSDSPCLLHTIDISRCHMLKSLPKMIINSTSFQRLDLYGISSLNAFPTNGLPTSLQSLCIEECENLTFLPPETWSNYTSLETLKLEKSCSALTSFPLNCFPVLQDLSIRKCRSLESIFISETSSCSSSTLRSFVVSDCKELRSLPQRMDTLTALESITLCILPNLNLSLCEGAFLPPNLQSITVYSVRITKPVTEWGLQGLTRVRSMEIRGDDIVKMLLKEPLLPISLVSVQFKSFFEMKSLEANGLRHLSSLERLYFINCPGLVSLSEKAFPSSLKTLYFWDCPRLESLPEDSLPTFLEKLTITSCPLLEERYKRNEYWSKIAHIPVIQIHEQLTI